A window of the Flavobacterium sangjuense genome harbors these coding sequences:
- a CDS encoding fibronectin type III domain-containing protein: MKKTTLLLLFLFFSISGHSQLPLEGFENTTGPDAFPSTNWTLGTGNWAVFDTSGSSLNWEVNSNITTPPSVYNGVNAAYVNRENIGAGNTSEEYLATPPVQIPTNGVLHFYTRMFTSGNQGTIYQIKIALADGSVSQTDPNAYILVRQWTEDELITPTSNFNVYTEITESLAAFAGEFVYVAFVKVFTQPDGNIGGDRWLIDDVSIDAPCLAPTGLTVSGITSNSASLNWTDTNGASTWEVIVTPSVGAPITYPAYSGALPFIATGLSPNTTYSYQVRAICPTGFSSPWSVASANFTTLVAPPVCGGNFVDSGGTGANYANNENITTTICPVNAGDLVTVTFTAFNVQNNTDFLRVYDGNSAAAPLLANLTGTALPPAFTASSASGCLTFVFTSNATTTATGWASNVTCNPPPACRIPTALTNNTVTTNSVNLSWTQLANPDTSVATAWEVIALPCGSLPPTASSTGVAAGTNPFTLTGLTPATCYDVYVRAVCGGPTTSGWTGVPTTFTTQLAPPVCGGNFVDTGGTTANYPNNANQTTTICPTNPGDVVTVTFTAFNTQLNTDFLKIYDGDNTSATLLANLSGTALPPSFTSSAASGCLTFVFTSNATTTAAGWVSNITCAAPPTCRPPVALAASAVLSTSVILNWVQPANPDTSVSTAWEVLALPCGSPAPTAAATGFVSATTNPFTLTGLSPTTCYDIYIRAVCTPLPSTWTGPATITTQIAPPVCGGTFVDPGGTGNYANNLDSTVTICPVNAGDVVTVTFTSFATETNWDGLYVFNGNSIAAPQIASANGPGNVPGGLAGSYWGTAIPGPFTSTSPTGCLTFRFRSDTSGVFAGWVANVTCAPPPTCIAPTAITNNTITSNSVILNWTQPVNPDTTVASAWEVLALPCGSPAPTAASTGFFSASTNPFTLTGLTPGTCYDIYIRAVCSPTDSSSWGGPTTITTQAAPPVCGGNFVDPGGIAANYANNLDSTVTICPVNTGDVVTVSFTSFATETNWDGLYVFNGNSIAAPQIASANPPGNVPGGLAGSYWGTAIPGPFTSTSVDGCLTFRFRSDASGVFAGWVANVTCAPPPTCIAPSAITTNTVTSNSLILNWTQPVNPDSTVASAWEVLALPCGSPAPTAASTGFVSASTNPFTLTGLSSATCYNIYIRAVCSPTDSSSWGGPAIVTTQDAPPVCGGNFVDNGGTAAPYLASSNVTTTICPTNPGDIVTVTFTSFNTETNWDALYVYNGTGTGGVMFNSGNPANNVPGGLAGGYWGTTIPCAFTSSAADGCLTFVFRSDTSVQNAGWVANITCAPPPTCNVPAGLVATDVRHNSAVFNWTQPANADGSFATAWDIYYVACGSPAPTTGTVPNATVTTPPPYTLTGLTAATCYDVYIRANCGTSVSDWTCSPVTITTLVTPPTCNEVFTDAGGAAGPYANNSNIPTYICPQNPGDVVTVTFTSFNTDATNDGLYVYDGNNIGVNPVLSTNGAGNVPGGLPGAFWGNLTGGNLPGPFTSSTADGCLTFVFRSNGFTTAAGWVANVTCIPAPTCARPLSLTANPITQTSATLSWTQPLNPNGSQATAWEVLVLPAGSPIPSGPGIPVTSTTYVANGLIPGTPYVFYVRAICSPTDSSLWSPLNFASLPVNDECANATFAIVNQNLNCVQSTSGTLAGATASLPATTCGGAGAANDDVWFTFTATAATHIISFNNVTPATALSYAIYQGTCDGLTQVGCNSGAGLVGGTTYYIRVFSTSTSPVFTNFNMCIGTLPCTEAPAFCTGQTVTYANATNVPSLGTIGCLGTSPNPAFFFLQVNQAGPLSYSISQVDTGGVPRDVDYVAWGPFTDLNTACSGVPANPLPGLIPALTPAGGCTGTLHACSYDPRPDEIMCIPNAQLCQVYVIMITNFSNQAGTVTFTQTNTGGGTTACFPINTFNYPSTYYCQTAANPTPVLAPGATAGVYSSTAGLVIDPVTGTIDLLASTPGAYIVTSTSATTIGGTCSTIPFITTTRTVIITAAANATISYPSATYCNNITSTQSVIRTGAGVGTYSSSPSGLLLNANTGEILPIASAPGLYTVTYTVAATGGCPVYTTQTQVEILASPIVIQASVAACDTYTLPTLGVGNYYASAGGVGTPIDPSIPITTSQPVYIYAVGTNGCITERSFNVTINTVPAPDYTVTHTSCNTPGSINVTSPVSAGNAPPANLFISEVTDADTGSLSYVEIYNGTGSTVSLSNYKLKFYTWGTPPTSENASCDLQLAGSLPNNGVHVVAVGSNTNQGGVIPDQVFATCGGVNINDNIRLTTTSGTEIDLWGATDGSTYTPSNQTGYTYRRLNTSTVPSLSWNPADWTALDPEDYTDVNQYSYTVSNYQYSVDNGTYQTGTLFGNLSPGDHTLVVKDLATGCFSAPVTFTINPFTPTQAVTTFDYSTPVCQNATPNPIPQNFGAGFTAGGTYSENSATTGLVFVNTATGEIDLANSTPGSHTVNYTVADQPGICLVGGQSSATIVINPIITPVSGFSYTSPICKNAQATLSPTLAAGFTAGGVFSSTAGLVINSTTGVIDLANSTVGTYTVTCFFAPIPSTCQVTATSTATIIINPVVTLVTGFNYDTPFCANVGSELPNLDPGFTTGGTFSSTTGLIINPSTGAIDLTSTPGTYTVTYTATPNVSNCEVSTPGTTQVTIVPPVTIELTGGCQSVSYILTASPVNGSFDPDTATYSWHNAAGAEVGTTQSITVTATGVYTVTITVDGCSTVSLPFDVDSVFCLIQKGISVNNDGLNDTFDLTGYDVKKLTIFNRLGMKVYSRNNYVDEWGGKSDDGDELPDGTYYFIIDRNNGDTKTGWIYINRAQ; the protein is encoded by the coding sequence ATGAAAAAAACTACTTTACTACTACTGTTTTTATTCTTCTCTATAAGCGGACATTCCCAGCTGCCTTTAGAAGGTTTTGAAAACACTACAGGTCCTGATGCCTTTCCATCAACCAACTGGACTTTAGGAACAGGAAACTGGGCCGTATTTGATACTAGCGGGTCTAGTTTGAACTGGGAAGTTAATAGCAACATAACCACTCCGCCTAGTGTATACAATGGAGTTAACGCTGCTTATGTCAACAGGGAAAATATTGGTGCCGGAAATACTTCCGAAGAATATTTAGCAACTCCACCTGTGCAAATCCCAACGAATGGGGTATTACATTTTTACACAAGAATGTTTACCAGTGGAAATCAAGGGACTATTTATCAAATAAAAATCGCTCTGGCTGATGGAAGTGTTTCACAAACTGATCCTAATGCCTACATATTAGTGCGACAATGGACAGAGGATGAATTAATTACACCAACCTCTAACTTTAACGTGTATACAGAAATAACGGAATCTTTAGCTGCTTTTGCTGGTGAATTCGTTTATGTTGCTTTTGTAAAAGTATTTACCCAACCAGATGGTAATATCGGTGGTGATAGATGGTTAATAGATGATGTCAGTATTGATGCGCCGTGTTTAGCCCCAACAGGATTAACAGTTTCGGGAATTACATCCAATAGTGCCTCCTTAAACTGGACAGATACTAATGGTGCTAGTACTTGGGAAGTAATCGTTACTCCATCTGTTGGTGCTCCTATTACATATCCTGCATACAGTGGAGCCTTACCATTTATTGCTACGGGATTATCGCCAAATACAACTTATTCCTATCAGGTCAGAGCAATATGTCCCACCGGATTCTCGAGTCCCTGGTCTGTAGCTTCTGCCAACTTTACAACTTTAGTAGCTCCACCTGTTTGTGGGGGTAATTTTGTAGATTCTGGTGGCACCGGAGCAAATTATGCTAATAATGAAAATATTACTACTACTATATGCCCTGTCAATGCCGGAGATTTAGTAACTGTTACTTTTACTGCATTCAATGTTCAAAACAATACAGACTTTTTAAGAGTTTATGATGGTAATAGCGCAGCTGCTCCATTGTTAGCAAATTTAACCGGAACTGCTTTACCTCCGGCATTTACTGCATCTTCAGCTTCAGGATGTTTAACATTTGTATTTACCTCAAATGCTACTACAACTGCTACAGGTTGGGCAAGTAATGTAACTTGTAACCCACCTCCTGCGTGTAGAATTCCTACTGCTTTAACTAATAACACTGTTACAACCAATTCTGTTAATTTGAGTTGGACACAACTTGCAAATCCGGATACTAGTGTAGCAACTGCTTGGGAGGTTATTGCTTTACCTTGTGGTTCGCTTCCTCCAACAGCCAGTTCAACAGGTGTTGCTGCCGGAACAAATCCATTTACACTAACCGGACTAACTCCTGCAACATGTTATGATGTATATGTAAGAGCGGTATGTGGTGGACCAACAACTAGTGGATGGACTGGAGTACCAACAACATTTACAACACAATTAGCGCCACCTGTTTGTGGAGGTAATTTTGTTGATACTGGTGGGACGACAGCTAATTATCCAAATAATGCGAATCAAACCACAACTATCTGTCCTACTAACCCAGGAGATGTTGTTACAGTAACTTTTACTGCGTTTAATACGCAACTTAATACTGACTTTTTAAAAATATATGATGGTGATAATACCTCTGCTACTTTATTAGCTAACCTATCTGGTACAGCTTTACCACCTTCATTCACATCTTCCGCAGCTTCAGGATGTTTAACATTTGTGTTTACCTCAAATGCAACTACAACTGCCGCTGGTTGGGTAAGTAACATAACCTGCGCCGCACCTCCAACGTGTAGACCTCCTGTAGCTCTTGCGGCTTCAGCTGTTCTTTCAACTTCAGTTATATTAAACTGGGTGCAGCCTGCAAATCCTGATACTAGTGTTTCAACTGCTTGGGAAGTTTTAGCATTGCCTTGTGGTTCACCTGCTCCAACTGCTGCTGCAACAGGGTTTGTGTCTGCAACAACAAATCCATTTACCCTTACAGGATTATCCCCTACGACATGTTATGACATATACATAAGAGCTGTTTGTACTCCACTTCCAAGTACTTGGACTGGTCCGGCAACAATAACGACTCAAATTGCTCCGCCTGTTTGTGGTGGTACTTTTGTGGATCCGGGTGGAACTGGAAATTACGCAAACAATTTGGATTCAACTGTAACCATATGTCCTGTAAATGCAGGAGATGTTGTAACAGTGACTTTTACATCCTTTGCAACAGAAACAAACTGGGATGGATTATACGTTTTTAACGGTAATTCAATCGCTGCTCCACAAATTGCCAGTGCTAATGGCCCTGGAAATGTACCAGGAGGTTTGGCGGGGTCTTATTGGGGAACAGCAATTCCAGGTCCTTTTACATCTACAAGTCCAACTGGTTGTTTAACTTTTAGATTTAGAAGTGACACAAGTGGTGTATTTGCCGGATGGGTTGCCAACGTAACTTGTGCACCACCACCTACTTGTATAGCACCAACTGCAATAACAAATAACACTATTACTTCCAACTCGGTTATATTAAACTGGACACAACCGGTTAATCCTGATACTACTGTTGCATCTGCTTGGGAAGTTTTAGCATTACCTTGTGGTTCGCCTGCACCAACTGCAGCTTCAACAGGTTTTTTTAGCGCATCAACAAATCCTTTTACCCTTACAGGATTAACTCCTGGAACATGTTATGACATCTACATCAGAGCTGTTTGTAGTCCAACTGACAGTAGTTCTTGGGGAGGGCCAACTACTATAACAACACAAGCTGCACCACCAGTATGTGGAGGTAACTTTGTTGATCCGGGAGGAATTGCGGCAAATTATGCAAATAATTTAGACTCAACCGTAACCATTTGTCCTGTAAATACTGGAGATGTTGTAACAGTAAGTTTTACATCCTTTGCTACAGAAACAAACTGGGATGGATTATACGTTTTTAACGGTAATTCAATCGCTGCACCACAAATTGCCAGTGCTAACCCTCCTGGAAATGTACCAGGAGGTTTAGCGGGATCTTATTGGGGAACAGCAATTCCGGGTCCTTTTACTTCAACAAGCGTTGATGGTTGTTTGACATTTAGATTTAGAAGTGATGCAAGTGGTGTATTTGCCGGATGGGTTGCTAACGTAACTTGTGCACCACCACCAACTTGTATAGCACCATCTGCAATAACAACCAATACTGTTACTTCGAACTCACTCATATTGAACTGGACACAACCAGTTAATCCCGATTCTACTGTTGCATCAGCATGGGAAGTTTTAGCATTACCTTGTGGTTCACCAGCACCAACTGCGGCTTCAACAGGTTTTGTTAGTGCATCTACAAATCCTTTTACGCTTACAGGATTAAGTTCTGCAACATGCTATAACATTTATATAAGAGCGGTTTGCTCTCCTACAGATAGTAGTAGTTGGGGAGGTCCTGCCATCGTAACAACTCAGGATGCTCCACCAGTTTGTGGAGGTAACTTTGTTGATAACGGGGGGACAGCAGCACCTTACCTAGCAAGTTCAAATGTGACAACCACTATTTGTCCTACGAATCCCGGAGATATAGTAACGGTAACTTTTACCTCATTCAATACAGAAACAAACTGGGATGCACTATATGTTTATAACGGAACTGGAACTGGAGGAGTAATGTTTAATAGTGGAAACCCTGCAAATAACGTTCCTGGAGGTTTAGCAGGCGGATATTGGGGAACTACAATTCCATGTGCCTTTACTTCTTCTGCAGCAGATGGCTGTCTGACTTTTGTTTTCAGAAGTGATACCTCAGTACAAAATGCTGGATGGGTAGCCAATATAACCTGTGCACCTCCACCAACTTGTAATGTTCCTGCAGGTCTAGTTGCCACTGATGTTAGGCATAATAGTGCTGTATTTAACTGGACACAACCAGCTAATGCTGACGGTAGCTTTGCAACTGCTTGGGATATTTATTATGTAGCCTGTGGGTCACCTGCTCCAACAACAGGGACAGTGCCGAATGCAACTGTTACAACACCTCCTCCATACACTTTAACAGGGTTAACTGCTGCAACATGTTATGATGTTTATATAAGAGCTAATTGTGGCACTTCTGTAAGTGACTGGACCTGTAGCCCGGTTACTATAACTACTTTGGTAACCCCACCAACTTGTAACGAGGTCTTTACTGACGCTGGAGGAGCCGCTGGCCCTTATGCAAATAATTCAAATATTCCAACCTATATTTGCCCACAAAACCCTGGAGATGTAGTAACCGTAACGTTTACATCATTTAATACGGATGCAACTAATGATGGTCTATATGTTTATGATGGAAATAATATTGGAGTAAATCCAGTTCTGAGCACCAATGGTGCAGGAAATGTACCAGGTGGTTTGCCTGGAGCTTTTTGGGGTAACTTAACTGGCGGGAATTTGCCAGGACCATTTACATCAAGTACTGCTGACGGATGTCTGACATTTGTATTTAGAAGTAATGGGTTTACAACTGCAGCTGGTTGGGTAGCCAATGTGACCTGTATACCAGCGCCAACTTGTGCAAGACCACTTTCTTTAACTGCGAATCCAATAACTCAAACCTCGGCCACTCTCTCTTGGACGCAACCTTTAAATCCTAATGGATCTCAAGCAACAGCCTGGGAAGTTTTAGTATTACCGGCAGGTTCACCTATTCCGAGCGGTCCTGGTATTCCAGTTACTAGTACGACCTACGTGGCTAATGGGTTAATCCCGGGAACGCCGTATGTCTTTTACGTAAGAGCTATTTGCTCACCAACAGATTCAAGTTTATGGTCACCTCTTAATTTTGCATCATTACCTGTTAATGATGAATGTGCTAATGCAACATTTGCTATTGTTAATCAAAACTTGAACTGTGTTCAAAGTACATCGGGAACTTTAGCTGGTGCAACCGCATCTCTTCCTGCTACAACTTGTGGAGGAGCAGGTGCTGCTAATGATGATGTTTGGTTTACTTTCACAGCTACTGCTGCAACACATATCATATCGTTTAATAACGTAACTCCTGCAACAGCTTTGAGTTATGCTATTTACCAAGGTACTTGTGACGGCTTAACACAAGTTGGCTGTAATTCAGGAGCGGGCTTAGTTGGTGGAACAACTTACTATATTAGAGTTTTTTCAACAAGTACCAGTCCGGTATTTACAAATTTCAATATGTGTATAGGTACGTTACCTTGTACTGAGGCGCCTGCTTTTTGTACTGGTCAGACCGTAACATACGCAAATGCAACGAATGTACCTAGTTTAGGAACTATAGGATGTTTGGGAACTTCTCCAAATCCGGCATTTTTCTTTTTACAAGTAAATCAAGCTGGTCCGTTAAGTTATTCAATCTCTCAAGTTGATACTGGTGGTGTTCCAAGAGATGTTGATTATGTGGCATGGGGTCCGTTTACGGATTTAAATACTGCTTGTTCTGGTGTGCCTGCAAATCCACTTCCTGGTCTTATACCAGCTTTAACTCCTGCGGGTGGTTGTACTGGGACCCTACATGCATGCAGTTATGACCCGAGACCTGATGAAATCATGTGTATCCCTAACGCTCAGTTATGTCAAGTTTATGTTATTATGATAACGAACTTTTCAAACCAAGCCGGAACGGTAACGTTTACTCAAACCAATACAGGTGGAGGAACAACAGCTTGTTTCCCTATAAACACATTTAATTATCCTTCCACCTATTATTGTCAAACCGCCGCTAATCCAACTCCTGTTTTAGCACCTGGCGCAACTGCTGGTGTATATTCATCTACTGCAGGATTAGTAATTGATCCGGTAACCGGAACTATTGATTTGTTAGCGAGTACACCTGGGGCTTATATAGTTACAAGTACTTCTGCAACGACAATTGGCGGAACTTGTTCAACAATACCATTTATAACAACTACAAGAACTGTTATCATCACCGCGGCTGCAAATGCTACTATTTCATATCCATCCGCAACGTATTGTAACAATATAACTTCAACTCAAAGTGTTATAAGAACTGGTGCAGGTGTAGGAACATATTCATCATCACCTAGTGGTTTATTACTAAATGCAAATACTGGTGAGATTTTGCCTATTGCAAGTGCGCCAGGATTGTATACCGTAACTTACACTGTTGCTGCAACTGGTGGTTGTCCGGTTTATACAACACAAACACAGGTGGAAATATTAGCATCACCTATCGTTATACAAGCTTCAGTAGCTGCATGTGATACATATACATTACCAACATTAGGAGTCGGTAATTATTACGCTTCAGCTGGTGGAGTTGGGACGCCAATAGATCCAAGTATTCCGATTACTACTTCTCAACCTGTATATATATATGCAGTTGGAACAAACGGTTGTATCACAGAAAGATCATTTAACGTGACTATCAACACTGTTCCGGCACCAGATTATACTGTTACTCACACTAGCTGTAATACACCGGGATCGATTAATGTTACATCACCGGTTTCTGCTGGTAATGCACCGCCTGCTAATTTATTTATCTCTGAAGTTACTGATGCCGATACAGGTTCTTTATCATATGTCGAGATTTATAATGGAACAGGTAGTACTGTAAGTTTGAGCAATTATAAATTGAAGTTTTATACTTGGGGAACACCTCCAACATCAGAAAACGCCTCATGTGATTTACAATTGGCTGGAAGTTTACCAAACAATGGTGTTCATGTTGTAGCCGTTGGAAGCAATACTAATCAAGGAGGTGTAATTCCAGATCAAGTTTTTGCTACTTGTGGTGGAGTTAATATTAATGATAACATTAGATTAACAACTACGTCGGGTACAGAAATTGATTTATGGGGAGCAACAGATGGTTCTACCTATACACCAAGCAATCAAACCGGTTATACCTACAGAAGGCTAAACACCTCAACTGTTCCTAGCTTGTCATGGAATCCTGCTGATTGGACTGCCTTAGATCCGGAAGATTATACCGATGTTAATCAATACTCTTATACGGTTTCCAATTATCAATATAGTGTTGATAATGGAACATACCAAACCGGAACACTATTTGGTAATTTGTCTCCAGGAGATCACACGCTTGTTGTTAAGGATTTAGCTACTGGCTGTTTTTCAGCTCCTGTAACTTTTACTATTAACCCTTTTACTCCTACTCAAGCAGTTACAACATTTGACTATTCAACTCCTGTTTGTCAAAACGCAACACCTAATCCTATTCCACAGAACTTTGGTGCAGGATTTACTGCCGGAGGTACATATTCTGAGAATAGTGCAACTACCGGATTAGTGTTTGTAAACACAGCTACAGGAGAAATAGATTTGGCAAACTCAACACCTGGATCACATACAGTTAATTATACTGTTGCAGATCAGCCTGGTATATGTCTTGTAGGTGGGCAAAGTTCTGCTACTATCGTTATTAATCCGATTATAACTCCAGTCTCTGGATTTAGTTATACAAGTCCTATTTGTAAAAATGCACAAGCGACTTTATCACCAACTTTAGCTGCTGGCTTTACAGCTGGTGGAGTATTTAGCTCAACAGCTGGTTTAGTAATTAATAGTACTACTGGTGTGATTGATTTGGCTAATAGTACCGTTGGAACTTATACTGTTACTTGTTTCTTTGCGCCAATTCCTTCAACTTGCCAGGTTACCGCTACTAGTACAGCTACTATAATTATCAATCCGGTAGTTACATTAGTGACAGGTTTCAATTATGATACACCATTCTGTGCTAACGTTGGTTCTGAATTACCAAATCTTGATCCTGGATTTACAACAGGTGGTACATTTAGTTCTACAACTGGTTTGATAATAAATCCTTCAACTGGAGCTATCGATTTAACCAGTACGCCTGGAACATACACGGTGACATATACAGCTACACCAAATGTTAGTAATTGTGAGGTTTCAACACCAGGTACTACTCAGGTTACAATAGTTCCTCCGGTAACAATTGAACTTACTGGTGGATGTCAAAGTGTAAGTTATATTTTAACTGCATCTCCGGTAAATGGTTCGTTTGATCCTGATACAGCAACTTATTCCTGGCATAATGCCGCTGGTGCTGAAGTAGGGACTACACAAAGCATAACCGTAACAGCAACTGGGGTTTATACTGTAACCATAACTGTGGATGGATGCTCTACTGTGTCGCTTCCTTTTGATGTAGATTCGGTATTCTGTCTTATACAAAAAGGTATCTCTGTTAACAATGATGGATTAAATGATACTTTTGACCTGACAGGTTATGATGTTAAAAAATTAACTATATTTAACCGATTGGGAATGAAAGTTTATTCACGCAATAATTATGTTGATGAATGGGGTGGAAAATCAGATGACGGAGACGAACTCCCTGATGGAACCTATTATTTCATTATTGACAGAAATAATGGTGATACCAAAACCGGATGGATTTACATCAATAGAGCACAATAA
- a CDS encoding PorP/SprF family type IX secretion system membrane protein, which yields MKKVYFIAILALAITELRAQQDPHYTQYMYNMSVMNPAYAGSKESVSGGFLYRKQWVEIEDAPTTGTFFIHSPVGRNVGLGLSVINDKIGPVEETNIYGDFSYTLNLGGERRLAFGLKAGATMHKIDFNTIYPTLPDVGDDVFGSGNPNNTFLNIGSGVFYYTDKYYVAFSVPNMLKSKYLDFDGRQYGTDVIHYFLTGGYVFDINPNLKFKPFAMIKSSVDAPTSLDVSANFMLYDKLELGATYRLEDSFGAMVNFAITPSLRIGYAYDHIVSDLNVVTPASHEVMLLFDLNFPKKVSRSPRYF from the coding sequence ATGAAGAAAGTATATTTCATTGCGATATTGGCTTTAGCGATTACAGAGTTAAGAGCACAGCAAGACCCGCATTACACACAGTATATGTACAATATGAGTGTGATGAATCCAGCTTATGCTGGTTCAAAAGAGAGTGTGTCAGGGGGATTCCTCTACAGAAAACAATGGGTTGAGATTGAAGATGCTCCTACAACTGGAACATTCTTTATCCACAGCCCAGTTGGAAGAAACGTAGGTTTGGGTCTTTCGGTAATCAACGATAAGATTGGACCAGTAGAAGAGACTAATATTTATGGCGATTTCTCTTATACTCTTAATTTAGGTGGCGAACGTAGATTAGCTTTTGGTTTAAAAGCCGGTGCAACCATGCACAAAATCGATTTCAATACTATTTATCCAACATTACCAGATGTAGGCGATGATGTTTTTGGATCTGGAAATCCAAATAACACCTTCTTAAATATTGGTTCCGGAGTTTTCTATTATACTGACAAATATTATGTTGCTTTTTCGGTGCCAAATATGTTAAAATCTAAATACTTAGATTTTGATGGGAGGCAATACGGAACTGATGTAATCCATTATTTCTTAACCGGAGGTTATGTATTTGACATCAACCCTAATTTAAAATTCAAACCTTTTGCGATGATTAAATCATCGGTAGATGCACCAACATCTTTGGATGTTTCCGCTAACTTTATGCTTTATGATAAGTTAGAATTAGGAGCAACTTATAGATTGGAAGACTCTTTTGGAGCAATGGTAAATTTTGCCATTACACCAAGCTTGAGAATCGGATATGCGTATGATCACATTGTTTCAGATTTAAATGTTGTAACACCTGCTTCTCACGAAGTAATGTTGTTATTTGATTTGAACTTCCCGAAAAAAGTATCACGTTCACCAAGATATTTCTAA